The following proteins are encoded in a genomic region of Grus americana isolate bGruAme1 chromosome 5, bGruAme1.mat, whole genome shotgun sequence:
- the SSRP1 gene encoding FACT complex subunit SSRP1: protein MADTLEFNEIYQEVKGSMNDGRLRLSRQGVIFKNSKTGKVDNIQASELAEGVWRRVALGHGLKLLTKNGHVYKYDGFRESEFDKLSDFFKAHYRLELAEKDLCVKGWNWGTVRFGGQLLSFDIGEQPVFEIPLSNVSQCTTGKNEVTLEFHQNDDAEVSLMEVRFYVPPTQEDGVDPVEAFAQNVLSKADVIQATGDAICIFRELQCLTPRGRYDIRIYPTFLHLHGKTFDYKIPYTTVLRLFLLPHKDQRQMFFVISLDPPIKQGQTRYHFLILLFSKDEDISLTLNMNEEEVEKRFEGRLTKNMSGSLYEMVSRVMKALVNRKITVPGNFQGHSGAQCITCSYKASSGLLYPLERGFIYVHKPPVHIRFDEISFVNFARGTTTTRSFDFEIETKQGTQYTFSSIEREEYGKLFDFVNAKKLNIKNRGLKEGMKQSYDEYADSDEDQHDAYLERMKEEGKIREENANDSSDGSGEETDESFNPGEEDDDVAEEFDSNASASSSSGDGDSDRDEKKPAKKAKIVKDRKPRKKQPESKKGKDPNAPKRPMSAYMLWLNANRERIKSDHPGISITDLSKKAGELWKAMSKERKEEWDRKAEDARRDYEKAMKEYSVGSKSESSKAERSKKKKKKQEKQMKGKAEKKGASSKSLSSTKSSAKSMSESFKSKEFVSSDESSSGESKKEDSEEEGAASPPPSSEESASGSD from the exons ATGGCCGACACGCTGGAGTTCAACGAGATATACCAGGAGGTGAAGGGATCCATG AACGACGGGCGGCTGCGGCTGAGCCGCCAAGGCGTGATCTTCAAGAACAGCAAGACGGGGAAGGTGGACAACATCCAAGCCTCGGAGCTGGCCGAGGGCGTGTGGCGGCGCGTGGCGCTCGGTCACGGCCTCAAGCTGCTCACCAAGAACGGCCACGTCTACAAATACGATGGTTTCCGGGAATCG GAGTTTGACAAGCTCTCGGACTTCTTCAAGGCCCACTATCGCCTGGAGCTGGCGGAGAAGGACCTGTGCGTGAAGGGCTGGAACTGGGGGACGGTGAGGTTCGGAG GGCAGCTGCTCTCCTTTGACATCGGGGAGCAGCCGGTGTTCGAGATCCCCCTCAGCAACGTCTCCCAGTGCACGACGGGCAAGAACGAGGTGACGCTGGAGTTCCACCAGAACGATGACGCCGAGGTCTCGCTCATGGAGGTTCGCTTCTACGTGCCCCCCACCCAGGAGGACGGCGTGGACCCCGTGGAG GCCTTCGCTCAGAACGTCCTCTCCAAGGCGGACGTGATCCAGGCCACCGGAGATGCCATCTGCATCTTCCGGGAGCTGCAGTGTCTGACGCCTCGCGGGCGGTACGACATCCGCATCTACCCCACCTTCCTGCACCTCCACGGCAAGACCTTCGACTACAAGATCCCCTACACGACCGTGCTGCGCCTGTTCCTGCTCCCGCACAAGGACCAGCGGCAGATGTTCTTTGTG ATCAGCCTGGACCCCCCAATAAAGCAAGGCCAGACCCGCTACCACTTCCTCATCCTGCTCTTCTCCAAGGACGAGGACATCTCCCTGACCCTCAACATGAACGA ggaggaggtggagaaacGCTTCGAGGGGCGGCTCACCAAGAACATGTCGGGCTCCCTCTACGAGATGGTCAGCCGGGTCATGAAGGCGCTGGTGAATCGCAAGATCACCGTGCCTGGCAACTTCCAGGG ACACTCGGGAGCCCAGTGCATCACCTGCTCCTACAAGGCCAGCTCGGGGCTCCTCTACCCGCTGGAGCGCGGCTTCATCTACGTGCACAAGCCGCCCGTGCACATCCGCTTCGACGAGATCTCCTTCGTCAACTTTGCCCGCGGGACCACCACCACCCGCTCCTTCGACTTCGAGATCGAGACCAAGCAGGGCACGCAGTACACCTTCAGCAGCATAGAGAG GGAGGAGTACGGGAAGCTCTTCGACTTTGTCAACGCCAAGAAGCTGAACATCAAGAACCGAGGCCTGAAGGAG GGCATGAAGCAGAGCTACGACGAATACGCTGACTCCGATGAGGACCAGCACGACGCCTACTTGGAGAGGATGAAGGAGGAGGGCAAGATCCGGGAGGAGAACGCCAACGACAGCAGTGACGGCTCTGGGGAGGAGACGG ATGAGTCCTTCAACCCCGGAGAAGAGGATGATGATGTGGCTGAAGA GTTTGACAGCAACGCCTCGGCCAGCTCCTCCAGCGGCGACGGCGACAGCGACCGGGACGAGAAGAAGCcggccaagaaggccaagatCGTCAAGGACCGCAAGCCCCGCAAGAAGCAGCCGGAG AGCAAGAAGGGGAAAGACCCCAACGCTCCCAAGCGGCCGATGTCGGCTTACATGCTCTGGCTGAACGCCAACCGGGAGAGGATCAAGTCGGACCACCCCGGCATCAGCATCACAGACTTGTCCAAGAAGGCCGGGGAGCTCTGGAAAGCCATGTccaaggagaggaaagag GAATGGGATCGCAAGGCAGAAGACGCCAGGAGGGACTACGAGAAGGCCATGAAGGAGTACAGCGTGGGCAGCAAGTCCGAGAGCTCCAAGGC GGAGAGGtctaaaaagaagaagaagaagcaggagaagcagatgaagggaaaagcagagaagaaaggtgCCTCCTCCAAGTCTTTGTCCTCCACCAAGTCCTCTGCCAAGAGCATGAGCGAGAGCTTCAAGAGCAAAGAGTTCGTCTCCAGCGACGAGAGCTCCTCCGGAGAGAGCAAGAAGGAG GACTCGGAGGAGGAGGGAGCCGCCAGCCCACCCCCCAGCTCGGAGGAATCGGCGTCCGGCTCGGATTAG